The window GCGGCAGCGGCCGGACGCGTCCCCCCAGCGGAGGACAGCACGGCGACAGGGCTCCGACCGGCTCAGGGCAGCAGTGCCAGCTTGCCGCCGGGGTGCCCGGACTCCAGCAGCTCCGCGGCCGCCTTCGCCTCGGCGAGTGGGAACGTGCGCGCAACCGGGACCTCGAGCTCGCCGGCCGCAGCCAGGTCGATCAGTCGCTGGCGCACCGAGTCACGGAACGCCTTGCTCTCGGGCTGGGCTCCGCCGATCGCCGCGAACCCCGCCTCGGCGGCGCGCGCCGGCGCGGCGATGGTGACGATGCGGTCGCGGTCGGCGACCACCGCGAGCGAGACGTCGACGGCCTCGTCGGTCCCGACGCAGTCCAGTGCCACGTCGATGCCGGAGGGCGCGATCGACCGGACCCGCGCCTCCAGGCCGTCACCGTACGCGACCCACTCGCCGCCGAAGCGTCCGACGACGTCCGCACCACGCTCGGAGGTCGTGCCGATCACCCGCGCGCCGAGCAGGCGGAGCTGCTGCAGCAGGCTCACGCCGACCGCCCCCGACGCGCCGTGCACGAGCACGGTGTCGCGCCCGGCGGCGCGCGTGACGCGCAGCATGTCAGCGGCGGTCGTGCCCGCGAGGAGCAGGTTGGCTGCCTCGGGGAACCCGAGCACCGCGGGCTTGGCGAACACGTCGGCCGCCGGCACCGTCAGTTCCGAGGCCCATCCACCGGCGACCCGGAACGCCAGGACCTCGTCGCCGACCGCTCCCCCACCCGACGCGATGGTCGTGTCGGGTCCGACGGCGGTGAGCACCCCGGCGACCTCGTAGCCGACGAGGACGGGCAGGTCGGCCGGGTCCCCTTGCCGCGTGTGCTTGGTGTCGGCAGGGTTCATGCCAGCGGCTCGGACGGCGATCGTGACCTCGCCGGGCCCGGGTGCGGCGACCTCGGTGTCCACGAACTCGAGGACCTCGCTGCCGCCGAACCGCGGTGCCACCCAGTGCTTCGTCATGCGGCCGACGCTACGCCGGGGCCACCGACACCGTCAGTGCCGGGACGACCGACGGCGCCGGCTCCGTCACCCGTCAGTGGTCCTCGGACAGGATCCGGCGTCGTGCACGGAGCGTCCGTCCACGGAGCACCATCACGGCGATGCCGGCGAGCAGCATCGCGCCCGCCGCGGTGAGCGGGATCGTCGGGTCGCTCCCCGTGAAGGCGAGCTCGGTGGTGCCGCCACCACCACTGCCGTTCCCACCCACGACCGGCACGGCGGGAGCGGTCGAGGCGGGTGTGGTGGGAACCGGTGCCGGAGCGGTCGGTGTCGGTGTCGGTGTCGGCGTCGCGGTGGGCGCGGGCGCGCGGACGGTCACGACGTACGTCTCGGTGTCCGGCGGTGCGGTGCCGTTGTCGACCGTGATCGTCACCGTGGTGGTACCGGGTGTGGTCGGCGTGCCGGAGATGACGCCCGTGTCCGGGTTGATCGTGAGTCCCGGCGGCAGGGTCCCGCCGTCGGAGTACGTGGGTGCGGGGTTGCCCGTCGCGGTGACGGGGAACGAGTACGGCGTCCCGGCGGTCGCGTCGGTCGGGGTGCCGGACGTGATCGTCGGTGCGACGCTCTCCGACGGTGTTCCGGCAGCCGGGCAGTTCGTCGGCCGGGTGATGGTGTTGTTGTCGAGCGTCACCGATGCGTTCCGGGCGAGCAGTCGGCCCACGACGGTCGCACCCGTCGTGGCGGTCACGGACTGGTCGGCGAGGACAGTGCCCTGGAACTGGGCGGCGGTCCCGATGGTCGCGGAACTGCCGACCTGCCAGAACACGTTGCACGAGCTCGCCCCGCCGGTGATGACGATCCTCGTACCGGACCCGATGGTCAGGGTCGATGCGGCCTGGAACACCCAGACGGAGTCCGCGCTGCCGGCGAGCGTCAGCTGGCCGTTGTTCGCCAGCTGGAGCGTGCTGCCGTTGTAGACGCCCGGGGTCAGGCTCAGCCCGTTGAGCTCCTCGAGTCCACCGCGCGTGGGGGTCAACGACGCCGCGACGCCGTACGCGGTCGTGGTGTCGGCCTGCGCCTGGGCCGCGGCGGCGTCGGTCTGGTGGACGGTGCCGTTCACGATCCCGTTGCCGGGACCACCGAAGCCGGTGATCGACGTACCGGGCGAGACGCCGAGGTCGCCGTTGACCACGCTCGGCCCCGTGTTGGTGACGCTCTGGGCGCCGAGGACCCCGTAGCTCGCGGCGGTCCCGAGGCCCACGGGGCCGTCGATGATGGTGGCGGCAGACGCAGTTGAGGAGGCGCCGACGGCGAGCACGGCGGCCAACCCGATCCCGGTGCTGACGACAACGAACGGACGGAAGATGGGGTTTCTGGCCACGACGGCCCCTGCCTGTGATGGCGAAGTGCGGAAAGAGCGTCGGAGACACCCGGCGTTCACCGTGTCCCGAGTCTGTCCGTATCGCATGTGTTCCGCGGCCCTGACTCCCAGGTTCGCCCGGATCAGCCGATACCGGATAGAACCCGCCCGTTCTGGTCGACGACGACTGTTCGGTATCGTCCTCTCATGCCGCGCGCCGCGATCGTCGTCAATCCCGTCAAGGTCGACCTGCGGGTCCTCCGCAACACCGTGGCCGCCGAAGAGCAGCGGAACGGCTGGGCGCCCACGACCTGGTTCGAGACGGCGGCGTCCGACGACGGCCTCGCCGCCGCACGCGAGGCGCTGGCCGCCGCGCCGGACGTCGTCCTGGTCGTCGGTGGCGACGGCACGCTGCGCGTCGCAGCCGAGGCACTGCACGGATCCGGCGTGCCGCTCGCCCTGCTCCCCGTCGGGACCGGGAACCTGTACGCCCGGAACCTGCGCATCCCGCTGAACGACGTCGCCGGCTCGGTCCGAGCCGCCTTCAGCGGGACCGATCGGCCGGTCGACCTCGCGTTCGCCGACCTCACCGACCCGCAGGGCACGACGACACGCCACGCGTTCCTGGTGATGGCCGGCATCGGACTCGATGCGAACATGGCGGCCAACACCAACGCACGCCTGAAGAAACGGTTCGGGTGGCTCGCCTACTCCGACCCGATCATGCGGTCCGTCATCGGCAACCGGCAGATCGACCTGCGGTACGCACTCGACGACGGCGACACCCGGACGATGCGGGCGCACACGGTCATCGTCGGGAACTGCGGGACGCTGACCGCCGGCGTCCTCCTGCTGCCCGAGGCGGAACCGGACGACGGGGTCCTCGACGCGGTCGCGTTCCGACCGGGTCGGACGGTCGGGTGGGCCGGGGTCGGCTACGGGCTGTCCCTGAACCGGTTCTTCCACCGGACCGGGTTCGGGCGCTTCCTGTCGTGGCTCATCCCGGCCACGCGGACGCTGCGGTACACGAGCGCGCGGGTCCTCGACCTCGCGCTCGATCACCCCGAGCAGATCCAGCTCGACGGTGACCCGTTCGGCACCGTGGTCGCGGTGCGGCTGACGGTCGACCACGGCGGGCTCACGATCCGGGTGGGGCCGTCGCGGTGACCACGTGACGACGGGAGGCCCGGTGCCAGCTGGCACCGGGCCTCCCGTCGTCATCGGGCCACGTCGAGAGCGTCAGCCGCGCGCGACACGCACCCGGTCCGCGAACGCCGCGTGCAGCGGGTGCTCCGCGGCCAGGCCGGTGATCTGCGTCACCACGTCGGCATCGGACGTGTCCGAGGCCAGGAGTGCCTGCAGCTCGACGCTCTGCTCGTCGTCCGCGACGTCGAAGCGGAGCGCCGCGCCCATCGCGTCGAGCAGCGCGGTCGGCTCGGTGCCGTCCTCGGCCAACGACGCGGCCGGCGAGACGAAGCGCTCGTCGCGCGACAGCTTGCGGAGGGGCTGACGGCCGACGCGCGTCACCGTGTCGGGCAGGTGCGGGTTCTCGAACCGCGCGATGATCGCCTGGACGTAGGCACGGTGCACCTCGGGGTCGAGTTCGTGACGCCGCACGAGCAGGTCGCTCGTCTCGGCGAGCACGGACTCGAGCTCGGAGCGCACGGCCGGGATCGCGACGGCGTCGGAGATCTTGTCCGCACCGGCGACGAAGCCGTGGTACGCGACGGTGGCGTGCCCGGTGTTGACCGTGAAGAGCTTGCGCTCGATCGAGGCGGCGAGGCCGTCGACGTAGTGCGCACCGGGGATCTCCGGCTCGTTCCCGCCGAACGGCGTGCGGTCGATGGCCCACTCGAAGTAGGTCTCGACGGTGACGTCCAGGCCGGCACCCTCGGGCTGGGCCGGCACGATGCGGTCGACGGCGGTGTTCGCGAAGACGGCCTTCGCCAGCGCCGCGTCGCGGCCCTCGGCCGGGAGCGCGTCGACGATGAACTCGCGCAGGCGGTCCGTGGCGTTCAGCGCGTTCTCGCACGCCATCACGGCGATCGGAGCGGCCGAGGCGTCGCGGGCGACGAGCGCACGCGCGATGACCGGGGCGATGAACTTCAGGACGTTCGGGCCCACGGCGCAGGTGACGACGGCGGCGGCGGCGATCTCGGCGACGACACCGTCCTCGTCCTGCGCGCTGTTCAGCGCACGGAAGTTCGTGACCTCGTGGTCCTGCGCGCCGGCGCCGACCTCGTGGACGGTGTACGAGTCGGCGGCGGCCAGGGCGTCGATCAACGGCGCGGCGACGTCGGCGAAGACGACCTCGTAGCCCGCTTCGTGCAGGAGCAGCCCGACGAAGCCGCGGCCGATGTTGCCGGCTCCGAAGTGGACGGCGGTGCCCCGGTCGGTGGTGCTCACTCGTTGACCTCGCCGAGGATCGACAGGATCGCGCTGGTGTCGGCCGCGTCGGTGAGCTTCTGGACCTCGTCCTCGTCGGAGAACACGATCGCGATCTTGG of the Curtobacterium sp. TC1 genome contains:
- a CDS encoding NADP-dependent oxidoreductase, whose protein sequence is MTKHWVAPRFGGSEVLEFVDTEVAAPGPGEVTIAVRAAGMNPADTKHTRQGDPADLPVLVGYEVAGVLTAVGPDTTIASGGGAVGDEVLAFRVAGGWASELTVPAADVFAKPAVLGFPEAANLLLAGTTAADMLRVTRAAGRDTVLVHGASGAVGVSLLQQLRLLGARVIGTTSERGADVVGRFGGEWVAYGDGLEARVRSIAPSGIDVALDCVGTDEAVDVSLAVVADRDRIVTIAAPARAAEAGFAAIGGAQPESKAFRDSVRQRLIDLAAAGELEVPVARTFPLAEAKAAAELLESGHPGGKLALLP
- a CDS encoding ice-binding family protein — encoded protein: MARNPIFRPFVVVSTGIGLAAVLAVGASSTASAATIIDGPVGLGTAASYGVLGAQSVTNTGPSVVNGDLGVSPGTSITGFGGPGNGIVNGTVHQTDAAAAQAQADTTTAYGVAASLTPTRGGLEELNGLSLTPGVYNGSTLQLANNGQLTLAGSADSVWVFQAASTLTIGSGTRIVITGGASSCNVFWQVGSSATIGTAAQFQGTVLADQSVTATTGATVVGRLLARNASVTLDNNTITRPTNCPAAGTPSESVAPTITSGTPTDATAGTPYSFPVTATGNPAPTYSDGGTLPPGLTINPDTGVISGTPTTPGTTTVTITVDNGTAPPDTETYVVTVRAPAPTATPTPTPTPTAPAPVPTTPASTAPAVPVVGGNGSGGGGTTELAFTGSDPTIPLTAAGAMLLAGIAVMVLRGRTLRARRRILSEDH
- a CDS encoding diacylglycerol/lipid kinase family protein, with protein sequence MPRAAIVVNPVKVDLRVLRNTVAAEEQRNGWAPTTWFETAASDDGLAAAREALAAAPDVVLVVGGDGTLRVAAEALHGSGVPLALLPVGTGNLYARNLRIPLNDVAGSVRAAFSGTDRPVDLAFADLTDPQGTTTRHAFLVMAGIGLDANMAANTNARLKKRFGWLAYSDPIMRSVIGNRQIDLRYALDDGDTRTMRAHTVIVGNCGTLTAGVLLLPEAEPDDGVLDAVAFRPGRTVGWAGVGYGLSLNRFFHRTGFGRFLSWLIPATRTLRYTSARVLDLALDHPEQIQLDGDPFGTVVAVRLTVDHGGLTIRVGPSR
- a CDS encoding mannitol-1-phosphate 5-dehydrogenase; its protein translation is MSTTDRGTAVHFGAGNIGRGFVGLLLHEAGYEVVFADVAAPLIDALAAADSYTVHEVGAGAQDHEVTNFRALNSAQDEDGVVAEIAAAAVVTCAVGPNVLKFIAPVIARALVARDASAAPIAVMACENALNATDRLREFIVDALPAEGRDAALAKAVFANTAVDRIVPAQPEGAGLDVTVETYFEWAIDRTPFGGNEPEIPGAHYVDGLAASIERKLFTVNTGHATVAYHGFVAGADKISDAVAIPAVRSELESVLAETSDLLVRRHELDPEVHRAYVQAIIARFENPHLPDTVTRVGRQPLRKLSRDERFVSPAASLAEDGTEPTALLDAMGAALRFDVADDEQSVELQALLASDTSDADVVTQITGLAAEHPLHAAFADRVRVARG